The following proteins are co-located in the Hemitrygon akajei chromosome 25, sHemAka1.3, whole genome shotgun sequence genome:
- the LOC140716171 gene encoding uncharacterized protein, with product MEEVMEVLTSNLEHHKGTRSTKKPWKCDDCGKGFSSPSQLETHKRSHTGEKPFTCLLCGKGFTLSSSLRLHQRVHTNERPFKCSDCGNCFKISADLIKHQLVHTDERPFSCSHCDKRFRQSSHLIQHQRVHTGERPLTCSVCGKGFSSASNLRTHQRIHTGEKMFSCSICEKGFTQSSNLLRHQQVHTKERPFMCSVCGKGFTRSSHLLRHQQVHVIAEV from the exons ATGGAAGAAGTAATGGAGGTATTAA CATCCAACCTGGAGCATCACAAGGGTACCCGCTCCACGAAGAAACCGTGGAAATGTGatgactgtgggaaggggttcagttcTCCATCCCAGCTTGAAACTCATAAGCGTAGTCACAccggagagaagccattcacctgcttgctatgtggaaagggattcactttaTCCTCCAGTCTCCGGTTACACCAGAGAGTTCACACAAATGAGAGGCCCTTTAAATGTTCTGACTGTGGAAACTGCTTTAAAATCTCCGCAGATCTGATTAAACACCAGCTTGTTCACACTGATGAGAGACCTTTCAGTTGTTCTCACTGTGACAAGAGGTTTAGGCAGTCGTCTCACCTTATTCAACACCAGCGAGTGCATACAGGAGAGAGGCCACTGACGTGCTCTGTTTGTGGGAAGGGGTTTAGTTCTGCATCCAATCTTCGGAcgcaccagcgaattcacactggagagaaaatGTTCTCCTGCTCCATATGTGAAAAGGGATTCACCCAATCATCCAACCTGCTGAggcaccagcaagttcacactaaAGAAAGGCCATTCAtgtgttctgtgtgtgggaagggattcactcggtcatctcacctcCTGAGACATCAGCAGGTTCATGTAATTGCAGAGGTTTGA